One Takifugu rubripes chromosome 2, fTakRub1.2, whole genome shotgun sequence genomic region harbors:
- the LOC101062446 gene encoding interferon-inducible GTPase 5-like → MADFLDTTEIKEALQNNNQALAVDKIKKLLEKAANTPLNIGITGESGSGKSSFVNAFRGVDHRDDQAAPTGVVETTTEVRAYPHPSYPNVTLWDLPGIGTTRFPADQYLKHVGFERFDFFIIISDTRFRENDVKLAKEIQKMGKKFYFVRSKVDNDLQNAQRSQRNFDAEQTLALIRENCKEGLLKEGVQAPQVFLLSNFELRRHDFHCLHATLERELPEHKRDALLFAMPNMSLEIIEKKKEAFKSKIPQYAFVSAACAAVPVPGLSVAVDGALIAGVVQQYKTGFALDGPSLQRLADSTGVPLEDLTSVVRSPLSLNTIDKTFILKFLLQSAAVAGSMLAEEGLKFIPLFGTLVASTLSYKVTEKALLDFLHMLAEDAQNVFKRALCCMNSSV, encoded by the exons ATGGCTGATTTCCTGGACACTACAGAAATCAAAGAAGCTctgcaaaataacaatcaaGCTTTAGCTGTTGATAAAATCAAAAAGCTTCTGGAGAAGGCAGCAAACACTCCTCTTAATATCGGCATTACAGGAGAGTCTGGCTCTGGAAAATCCTCCTTTGTCAATGCCTTTAGAGGTGTGGACCACCGGGACGATCAAGCTGCTCCTACAGGTGTTGTCGAAACCACCACAGAAGTTAGAGCATACCCTCATCCAAGCTATCCCAATGTTACCCTCTGGGATCTTCCTGGTATTGGTACCACCAGGTTTCCAGCTGATCAGTACCTGAAGCATGTTGGGTTTGAAAGGTTtgatttcttcatcatcatctcagaTACTCGCTTTAGAGAAAATGATGTGAAGCTTGCAAAAGAGATCCAGAAGATGGGGAAAAAGTTCTACTTCGTGCGCTCCAAGGTTGACAACGATCTGCAGAATGCACAAAGGAGTCAGAGAAACTTTGATGCAGAGCAGACTCTCGCACTTATTCGTGAAAACTGCAAAGAAG GTCTTCTGAAGGAAGGTGTGCAGGCTCCTCAGGTCTTCCTGCTGTCCAACTTTGAGCTTCGGCGCCATGACTTCCATTGCCTCCATGCGACCCTGGAGAGAGAACTTCCAGAACACAAGCGGGACGCTCTTCTGTTTGCCATGCCCAACATGAGCCTGGAGATCAtcgaaaagaagaaagaggccttTAAGTCAAAAATCCCCCAATATGCTTTTGTGTCTGCTGCGTGTGCAGCGGTACCAGTTCCTGGgctttctgttgctgttgatgGTGCTCTGATAGCTGGTGTTGTACAGCAGTACAAAACTGGTTTTGCCCTGGACGGACCTTCACTGCAGCGGCTTGCTGACAGCACAGGTGTACCGCTGGAAGATCTGACCTCGGTTGTCCGCTCACCACTCAGTTTAAACACCATTGATAAGACATTTATCTTAAAATTTCTACTTCAGTCAGCAGCTGTTGCTGGCTCAATGCTAGCAGAGGAAGGCCTGAAATTTATTCCATTATTTGGAACCTTGGTAGCATCGACTCTCTCTTATAAAGTCACTGAAAAAGCTCTGCTGGATTTCCTCCACATGCTGGCTGAAGATGCTCAGAACGTGTTTAAAAGGGCCCTCTGTTGCATGAACTCCTCAGTGTGA
- the LOC101070105 gene encoding LOW QUALITY PROTEIN: interferon-inducible GTPase 5-like (The sequence of the model RefSeq protein was modified relative to this genomic sequence to represent the inferred CDS: inserted 3 bases in 2 codons), whose amino-acid sequence MADSLDTTEIKEALQNNNQALAVDKIKKLLKRAANTPLNIGITGESXSGKSSFVNAFRGVDHRDXAAPIGVVETTTEVRAYPHPSYPNVTLWDLPGIGTTRFPADQYLKHVGFERFDFFIIISATRFRENDVKLAKEIQKMGKKFYFVRSKVDSDLQNAQRSQRNFDAEQTLALIRENCEEGLLKEGVQAPQVFLLSNFELRHHDFHRLHATLERELPEHKRDALLSAMPNMSLEIIEKKKEAFKSKIRYYAFVSAEFAAVPLPGLSVVVDVALIVGVVQQYKTGFALDGPSLQRLADSTGVPLKDLTSVLRSPLSLNTINNINPKT is encoded by the exons ATGGCTGATTCCCTTGACACTACAGAAATCAAAGAAGCTctgcaaaataacaatcaaGCCTTAGCTGTTGATAAAATCAAAAAGCTTCTGAAGAGGGCAGCAAACACTCCTCTTAATATCGGCATTACAGGAGAGTC CTCTGGAAAATCCTCCTTTGTCAATGCCTTTAGAGGTGTGGACCACAGGG AAGCTGCTCCTATAGGTGTTGTAGAAACCACCACAGAAGTTAGAGCATACCCTCATCCAAGCTATCCCAATGTTACCCTCTGGGATCTTCCTGGTATTGGTACCACCAGGTTTCCAGCTGATCAGTACCTGAAGCATGTTGGGTTTGAAAGGTTTGATTTCTTCATCATTATCTCAGCTACTCGCTTTAGAGAAAATGATGTGAAGCTTGCAAAAGAGATCCAGAAGATGGGGAAAAAGTTCTACTTCGTGCGCTCCAAGGTTGACAGCGATCTGCAGAATGCACAAAGGAGTCAGAGAAACTTTGATGCAGAGCAGACTCTCGCACTTATTCGTGAAAACTGCGAAGAAG GTCTTCTGAAGGAAGGTGTGCAGGCTCCTCAGGTCTTCCTGCTGTCCAACTTTGAGCTTCGGCACCATGACTTCCATCGCCTCCATGCGACCCTGGAGAGAGAACTTCCAGAACACAAGCGGGATGCTCTTCTGTCCGCCATGCCCAACATGAGCCTGGAGATCAtcgagaagaagaaagaggccttTAAGTCAAAAATCCGTTACTATGCTTTTGTGTCTGCTGAGTTTGCAGCGGTACCACTTCCTGGgctttctgttgttgttgatgtggcTCTGATAGTTGGTGTTGTACAGCAGTACAAAACTGGTTTTGCCCTGGACGGACCTTCACTGCAGCGGCTTGCTGACAGCACAGGTGTACCGCTGAAAGATCTGACCTCGGTTCTCCGCTCACCACTCAGTTTAAACACCATTAATAATATTAATCCAAaaacttga
- the LOC101068348 gene encoding interferon-inducible GTPase 5-like — protein MADFLDTTEIKEALQNNNQALAVDKIKKLLEKAANTPLNIGITGESGSGKSSFVNAFRGVDHQDDQAAPTGVVETTTEVKAYTHPSYPNFKLWDLPGIGTTRFPADQYLKHVGFERFDFFIIISATRFSENDVKLAKEILNMGKKFYFVRSKVDNDLQNAQRSQRNFDAEQTLALIRENCKKGLLKEGVQAPQVFLLSNFELQRHDFHRLHETLERELPEHKRDALLFAMPNMSLEIIKKKKEAFKSKIPHYAFVSAACAVVPVPGLSVAVDLALIVSVVQKYKTGFGLDRPSLQRLADSTGVPLEDLTSVVHSPLSLNTINKTLIQKLLLQSAAIVALMAAEEGLKFIPLFGALVAAPLSYKVTEKALLDFLHVLAEDAQNVFKRALCCMNSPV, from the exons ATGGCTGATTTCCTGGACACTACAGAAATCAAAGAAGCTctgcaaaataacaatcaaGCTTTAGCTGTTGATAAAATCAAAAAGCTTCTGGAGAAGGCAGCAAACACTCCTCTTAATATCGGCATTACAGGAGAGTCTGGCTCTGGAAAATCCTCCTTTGTCAATGCCTTTAGAGGTGTGGATCACCAGGACGATCAAGCTGCTCCTACAGGTGTTGTAGAAACCACCACAGAAGTTAAAGCATACACTCATCCAAGCTATCCCAATTTTAAACTCTGGGATCTTCCTGGTATTGGTACCACCAGGTTTCCAGCTGATCAGTACCTGAAGCATGTTGGGTTTGAAAGGTTtgatttcttcatcatcatctcagCTACTCGCTTTAGTGAAAATGATGTGAAGCTTGCAAAAGAGATCCTGAACATGGGGAAAAAGTTCTACTTCGTGCGCTCCAAGGTTGACAACGATCTGCAGAATGCACAAAGGAGTCAGAGAAACTTTGATGCAGAGCAGACTCTCGCACTTATTCGtgaaaactgcaaaaaag GTCTTCTGAAGGAAGGTGTGCAGGCTCCTCAGGTCTTCCTGCTGTCCAACTTTGAGCTTCAGCGCCATGACTTCCATCGCCTCCATGAGACCCTGGAGAGAGAACTTCCAGAACACAAGCGGGATGCTCTTCTGTTTGCCATGCCCAACATGAGCCTGGAGAtcatcaagaagaagaaagaggccttCAAGTCAAAAATCCCTCACTATGCTTTTGTGTCTGCTGCGTGTGCAGTGGTACCAGTTCCTGGGCTTTCTGTTGCAGTTGATTTGGCTCTGATAGTTAGTGTTGTACAGAAGTACAAAACTGGTTTTGGGCTGGACCGACCTTCACTGCAGCGGCTTGCTGACAGCACAGGTGTACCGCTGGAAGATCTGACCTCGGTTGTCCACTCACCACTCAGTTTAAACACCATTAATAAGACATTAATCCAAAAACTTCTGCTTCAGTCAGCAGCTATTGTTGCCTTAATGGCAGCAGAGGAAGGCCTGAAATTTATTCCATTATTTGGAGCCTTGGTAGCAGCGCCTCTCTCTTATAAAGTCACTGAAAAAGCTCTGCTGGATTTCCTCCACGTGCTGGCTGAAGATGCTCAGAACGTGTTTAAAAGGGCCCTCTGTTGCATGAACTCCCCAGTGTGA